The Priestia megaterium NBRC 15308 = ATCC 14581 region TAGACGAAGGTCAAGCTGTAACATTCGACGTTGAAGAAGGTCAACGCGGACCTCAAGCTGCTAACGTTCAAAAAGCATAAGTAGAAAAAGACTCTGATTTCAGAGTCTTTTTTTTATGTAGAACCACGCATAAAACCTTTTTAACGTGCAGTTTGTACACGTTATTATAAATAATAAACTAAAAAAGTCTCTTCATCCCGAAGAGACTTTTTGTGGAAGAAATAGTTGAAGAAATAAAGTGTGGATGTTGCGTCGTCATCATTTTTTAATAATTAGCACCAGCCGCCGCCGAAGCAAGAAGCGCCGATGATGATTAATAAGATGAAAAGTACAATGATTAAAGCGAAACCGCCGCCGCAGCCACCGCCGCCATAACCACAACCGTATCCGTAACCTCCGTAGTATCCCATGTGTTTCACCTCCATTTGCTATACTTTAAGATATGTGGATTTAGTTAAATTGCTCCTAATAATTCCATAGAACTTTTGAAAATGTTTGTCATACACTAAAAATACTGCGTTTTTCAAACATGCCCCATAAAGAGATAAAGCATTTGATTTTATGGGCATTTACTCCTCTTTTCTTTATCTTTTAAAAATGTAATCGCTCCCTTTTTCATGAATGTACACCGTGCTGAATACCTTTAGTTATGTACACTCACACGGGAGGGATTTAATATGTTAACACTCGAAATTTCAAAGCAAATCGTTAAAAACGTCTACCCTATTGTCTTATCGAATCGGAGTAAAATCTTTCAAGAGGAAGTGAGCGTCGCCGCTTTGCAAGACTACTTTGGTCTTGATCATGCCTTTAGCGTGTATGCAGCTGCCACCATTATTTATCATCTAGAAGCCGACGGGTATGTATCCAAACCTCTGAAGCGCAATGAATACAAACGAATTTTGCTCAAATAAAAACAAGCATCCCCGCAAGGATGCTTGTCTTATTTATAGCTATACCTGTCGAATAACTGCTCGACTCTTTTATGGTAATCGGCAAGGTAGTCAGAAAGCTCAGTTTTACTCAATTTATTTG contains the following coding sequences:
- the yjcZ gene encoding sporulation protein YjcZ, producing the protein MGYYGGYGYGCGYGGGGCGGGFALIIVLFILLIIIGASCFGGGWC